The window AGACGTCATTCCCAGAATGAAacataaattatcattttacctaaacaaatACCCTATAAATAGTATCATTTTGAAATAGTCTCTTAATTCTTAATTGGGCTTTATAATGTAACATACTCTGGTTAAATTTGGCTTTTGAAGACTGgcttgtttcattttaattctgtaaaatatattttgtattcaatgaaagaaagaaatgcatacTGGTTTGTGAGAgtgaatttcttttattttacacaaaccACATTTTCATCATGCTTGCTTTAACTTaaagtaaaatcaaataaaGCCAGCTAACAATCTTTTCCCTCATGGCTtgattttgtgcattttttctGTAGGTCCTCATCATAACTGGCTGAAGGACTTTATATTAATGATCTCAATCATCATTGGAGTTGGAGGCTGCTGGTTTGCATACATTCAGAACAAGTCATCTAAAATTCACATCTCTCAGATGATGAAAGACCTGGAGAGTCTTCAGAATGCTGAACTGAGCCTCACAGAGCTCCAGAGccagtaagagagagagagacttttaatGTCTGTATAAGTCACATTACAATGGTCTGGACGTTGCGTTGTCTTTatagaaattattattattttgaccaATATTAATTTTTATCTTAAGCATTAGATTTGTTTGGTTTACAGGACATATCCAATTTCACGTGACTTAAGTTGATGCTGTCTGGTTTAAACAGGTTGGAGAAGGCGCACGAGGAAAATCGGACGGTGGCGGTGGAGAAGCAGAACCTGGAGCAGAAAATGCGTGATGAGATCAACGGTGCTAAGAGAGAAGCCAGCCGTCTGAAGGAGCTGCGAGAGGGGGCCGAGTGTGAGCTTAGCAGACTCAAATATGCAGAGGAGGAACTCGTGCAGGTAGGAACCAATTTAATAACACTAAGCATCTTACAGATTGAgggttttttttataaacttattatatttatgtgttCAGAATTGCTGTATATCTAAAAATAGTATGTTCTACAGTCAAATAAATATGTCATATTAAATCAATATGATTAAATTTAAGAAATCATTTGTTAATTTGGTAATGCAATTATTTGATTTTTCTATAACAATGACactttcatatttttcataatacACCACTAGATGGaagcattttcacagtttataTCTTAAATGTACAGTGCTGATTCGAGTGCTTATTTGTTGGGTATGTTCAGGTGCGAATGGCACTTAAGAGAGCAGAGAAAGAAATGCAGACGGAATGGTCCGTGCCTGAATCACTGCAGATGTGGCTACAGCTCACACATGAGGTGGAAGTGCAGTACTACAACATCAAAAAACACAACGCAGAACTACAGCTCGCAGTCGCAAAGGATGAGGTGAGCGAATTATGTTGTCACTTCTGTTCTGTCTGTTTCTTGTAGGGCTGTATTCGAAATTGCCCCCTATACCCTTATTCACTTTTTCCTACTTTACTATTTAGTCCCCTTGAAgcagtgaatgaaaatgagtgagtGAATTTGTAGTTCGCCGGAAGTGCTGCAAACATCAAATTGTGCAGAGACGCAGAACATTATTCAGTGCAAGTCTCACAATTGAATGGCTGGCAGCTAGATGCGAGTGTACATCAGTCGTACACTTGTTAGCCCAGTGCATCATGGGGTTGAACGTGTGCACTTGAGTACATCCGGTAATGTCCCTTTAAACTGCActataaacagtaaaaaaattctttacattattaaaatgaggtaatacattttaacatgtttttaaggTAATGCAACTTATAACTAGTCAAAATTTAAAATAGTATGTTAAATGActtttaataatactttgaaagTTTTGTTTACTAATCGTTTTTAATAGTGAAAGGGTTTATATAGGGGACTATTTCAGACATAACTTGACGGATTGAGCATGAATAAATGACTgacattttgttgtatttttcacTTCCATgggtttataaaatatttacttatacatttcttttacgCGTCTGTAAGTAAAGTATTTAACAGATTAAATCCCCCAAGCAAACATCTCTCATGAAGACTAACAAAATTAAGCTGAAACTTTTCCCCTCTAATTTAGATTTCTAATGATGCGGTTAAATGACTTTTTAACTATGTagtttgttttgccttttgttatTTGCATCTGGAACGAGTCATCAAGCAGTTATGCAATTAGCAATCGCTGCAGTGCGAGAGATGAGAAAATGCTCACTAAATGTGTAGATCCCATACAACTGCTCATTTTTAGGTGTTTACTAACATAACATCACTACTTATTTTGcttaaacgtttttaaaatctCTAACCCTGTCATATCATGGGTACTTAGGGCGCTTTtgacaccctagcaaccacatagcaatgcAGTAAGGAATGCTTAAAaaaccttagcaaccacatcaACCTACATCACTCTAACATTATGATGGTGAACTTTGCATTCTTCTGAAAATGTTACAATTAAGTTTTCAATAATGATGTGTATATGATGTTGGTATATTCTCTGGTCTTCAGGCAGAAAAGATCAAGAAGAAGAGGAACTCTGTGTTCGGTACCCTCCATGTTGCACACAGCTCATCGCTAGATGAAGTCGACCACAAAATACTGGAGGCTAAGTAAGCGCACACAGTAAAATTCACTCACAAACCACTCACCCGACCACACGCACAGCTCTAATAAAAGATAAAGCTAAGGGTTACCCGCATAACACGATGAGAggtcaacatttattttttctatagaAAATCGCTGTCAGAGGTCACGGCTTGTTTGCGGGAGCGTCTGCACCGCTGGCAGCAAATTGAGAAACTGTGCGGCTTTCCCGTGGTTAATAACTCTGGGCTGTCGAGCCTTACTGCCTCCCTGTATGCCGACCACAGCTGGGTTGTCATGCCAAGGATGTCTGTACCGCCCTACCCGATTGCCGGAGGGGTGGACGACCTCGACGAGGACATGCCCCCGATCATTCCACAGTTCACCTGTAAGTTCCTCTGTTTAAAGACAAATTAGGAAaatttgtttactttaaagCTGCAGTCCATGCAGTAActttttgaaacataaaatcttTGCTTGGGTTGAGGTCAAATTATTTCCAATGAAATCGAAAGAAACAACTCCACTTAGAAATCATTTCTAAACTTACTGTCGCGAATTAGtctaaggtaaaaaaatgacaaaaaaaaataaaatatgaacatggaaattttaaaataagatttgGGCTGCTTTTCCTTATTATTCAACTAATTcggaataaaaaaatgcaactaaagaacacaaatatatttggaagaatataaGCAAATTAAtattgaaagaaaatatttttcatcagtcactttttgtacattcaaactgaattttttatttaccgTCATCTTTCCTCACAGCTCCGCTGATTCGACCTCCTCTGACCCGGAACAGCAGCGTGTGTCGTTCTCGCAGAAGTCTCATGTCTCAGCCCTCGTGCCTCTCTGCTGACCCTGACCTGTTATCCATGGCATCGGCCCCGCTGGCTTACAGACCCGATGGAGACGATGACCACATCTTCTTCACTGTAGAAAGGAAGGGGTGCGACATCTACAGCTTTTTTGCGTACATTTTATCTTTATCCTTGtacctttattttattattcacagcTGCCTGGAAAACCTGATTCTGGTCAATAGCAGGATTAAGTGTTCATAtataattgtttaataactgCTTTAAATGAAGTATGCGTAAATCAtacaaattacatatttttaatcctatattttatttgtttgaaagctTCATGTGAAAGTACTTACTTGTTAATGTGTTATATGacatgtttatttgtcatttgtataatgcattttactattgtgtgtttgtaattttattttaattaaaattgattttttttgtgtctcTGTTATACAGGGACCCCCAGGACACATACTCGGATACAGACTCGCTCAGTTCCTCTTTGGGCAGGAAACAGTTCTCTGTTCAAGGTACCTGTGCTTCAGGCACGGACACCCCGCCACGCAAAATCTCTCGTGAGGAATTTCTCCTGATAGCGCAAGAGGCCCAGGCAGCCGCCATGGAGACATATCCCACATCCTCATCCTCCCCTTCATCTCCACTTGACTCCTCCTCAGTTCACAAGGGCTCTCCCGACCTCACCCGCTCTGCCCTCCCAGAATCTCAAAGTTTGACCTTTCATCATGGCACCAAAGCTGTGGCTTATAATGGCATTCTGGAAAAGTCATACAGTATGGGGCAGCTGCCCGCCGGAGGGATGCCTTCAGAGGGAATTTACCCCTCGATTAGCTCACTCGACACAGAAGGCAAAGCTATCAAGGAACCCAAGCAGCTTCACTCCTCACAGGACTCCTGCgataatgcagaaaaaaaacgctCCAAGATCAAGAGCTTGTTTAAGAAAAGCAAAAAGCTGTGAGGAACAGTGGAGAGGTAGTGGAAAGAATGGAGAGGAAAAGAAGCCTTAAAACAAAGCAAAGGAGGGGGATGTTGTCAACCAGaagccaaaacattttttagtttctttgtatttttttatttaaaaaaaatgaagctcCATCTAGATAAAGTCTTGGGTTGAAAACCTTTTGGAATGGTTTCGTCTCGCACATAATCCTTTTATGGCCAGAATTTTGCAGAACAATTAGCCTACTTGCACACATTAAAATACGACTCCTccttgcatttaagcatttcttCATTCATTAATCTTTTTCGATGTTTactaaatcattttatttatttgttcagtgAAGCATTactattttgatttatttgttcagTGTAGCATCACTAAACTCCTCCCTCTCCCAATGACTTATGGGTAACACCAGCCATTAGAATGTGCATAGATCTGCTCTTCAGTAGACCATTAGGGTATATAAAGAATACTCATTCAACAATTTGGAAGATACCAACTCTCCTTTGAAATACTATTTTGGATGGAATGTATGCGAATTGGGATGCATGAATGGCCTCTTTAATGTCTTTGTCAGTTTCTGTTCTCTGTTAAgtccattattattattatgccaTTTGGAAGGGATCAGGAAGCATACTAACCCGGAAAGAAATTCATAGATATATATATCTAGATGCCGTTTCACTATTTGTAGGTGGTCTGCCATTTTGGAACTATACGAGTCTTTCTGTGATGCCAAGTCCCCCTTTGGAATTGGGTGTGCCTCACAAATCCTGAAAAATGATCACCCCCTGATGGCTGGCTACAGTATAGGTCATAGACCCTGCCCTCTCCatgtaaacaaatgcaaacgGAGCCAAAACAGAACTATAAAATCcaattatacttaaaaaaaaatctaaagatgttttctgttcttttggTCAGTTTTTATCACGTTGATGTATGTCCAAGTGTTCTTTTATCGAATAAGGTTAGTTTTAGTTAGTTATAAGAAGTTATAAAAAGTGGTGTGGTACATGATTTCTTTGATTACGAAGGAGTCATCAGGGAATATGGGCAGGACCTTGATACCGCACTCCACTTCGTGCTCACTAATGCGCAGACTCTGGTCCCTATCGTACACCCGGTGCTAAGCGGCACgagtgtttttgctagtttcagcccaaCGCAGTTCTCTTTTATCCCGTCCTGCACTAccttgtttaaatagcaaattcAGTTGCGCTCATTTGTGCGTCCATAGGCGTGCTGGTCTAAAAAAGAGTTGTGTTCAGGCGCATTGTTGGcacgttgctattttgaggaactgaaaatacTGCGCCAATAGACTGCGCcatagaccaactcaaacctgCTCTAAAGTCAATAGcgcaatatgtttttttgttttttttaagagggCGTAAAGTAACTAATATGCACCTATGGGTGAGTGCACACTGCTCGTACATTCTTTTTATTACACACAGAAGGAtgcgcagcagcacacaaacatgccaaatattacaaataaatggactacaatgtaaaagattattattgtgtgcataaagataaaaaatctgGCTTGTCCTGTGGATGTGTgcgtttcctctctggagagGAGTCCggtctttgctcttgcaaattccGCTGTGTAAACAGCAGTCCGCCATGGAGCGAAAACAACTGGCTCCTAAAGGGAATGGGAGATGAGTCTCTGATTCGTTTACTGCACATTTGCCCAAAACCCACCCATGAATCATTAAAAGAATCGGTGTAGCCCGTTTAGACCATGCGCTCGGGAGCGCCGACCGTATTCTCGTCGTTAAACTAGtaaaagtggattcggacacgcCCTGAGAGCACCTGCGCCGTGCGCAttagaccatgcgcttagatcgttaaaataggacCCTCTGGCTCCAACCAAATGATGTTAATGGCTGTGGCCATAACTCTGACATATtggcttcatttttttataatggaagtgaatgggagCGCATTGTCCATATTTTATAGAGtctattttttaaactgttacTGCAGGATGTTTTTTCCGCAGGTTAAAAGTGTAAGGATTTCGATATTAAGATGTCATTCGTAAAATGATAATGAAAGTCCTGTTATTTGGATTAGGGATATTAGGTGTGATGATTGATGTTGTTACAAAGATCTGGCAAACTGTCTGTGAAACCTCAAGAGCACACTGACTGGGCGTTTACAACTATAgttatacacatgtatgcttattaaaacttattaaatgttgtgtaaactcaaacTTCATAATGGCTTAACTAACACATGACAAAAATGAAAGAGTATCCCCTTTTTTCAGGAATTTAAATCCAGATGGATTTCATGTTCATGGCTGTGCATCGTCGTGGAATTTTTAAACTATGATTGACATCAAAATGGCGGACATGTCTACGAGCGCTCCTATGTGACATCtagttatattatatatctaTGTAAAAATAGCCCAACATTATTGGATTCTACAGAAAAAATACTTCACCTAAAAAATTAAgtactgttattatttactcactctgaAAGTAGCtgttgtttttcatgaaatgcagGAACGGGAAACTTCCTGATGTGACATATTTCATTTGAacttatcatttttgttttatcatttattaacagcaatttaaaaaatctatagaaggaaattttaacttctatattttaaagttatacCAGACCCAATAAAACTTGTGACTACAGTATATTCAGAATAACATTTAGACTGGTTGTGTTTTGGTAGAGAAATAAGTGCGGGAGGTCTGGCGCACCCATAAAAAGAGCTCTGCTTCACAGATCCTGGTTACTTTTAACTGGTGTCTTATGGcaggatttaaataaataaataaacaaacaaatttctGCTTTCTATGAAAAACTAATAACTtcccgagggtgagtaaataaccACAGAATTTTGGACCTGAGCTATACTTTTTGAACTCTAAACTATACTGTACCATATGAAGTTATAATAGTTTAGATTACTTTGCTGCATTATCGTGAGcacagtgtttcatttttatttttttgtgattcatGAAGGTTTGCCCTATAGTGTGAAAATCATCTAAAATCTCTTCATTTCAAGGGCACAGGGTGAAATACAGGCTTTCAGTTTCTTCAGTTTCTGTTTACTTCCACAGTGCTCCTGTAATTGACAAAATTTCCTTCAAGAAAAAATGGAAACTCTTAACACATAGTAGCATGTCTGAACGCctacacagtaaaataatgaacacaaataaatgcttaattagtaaattaaaacaaattatcataaaatatatgcattacaatttttttttcattatttcacttattttaaaatatcctttCAAGTTTGAGGTCAACATTGactaaaaaagacaaaagctgTGTACAGTACAGCTGTACTTCAATAGTATTTTGTCCAGGTGTTTTTGATTAAGGCATCATGATGACTAACTGCTGTGGGGAACCCGCTACTGAATTATCCTGCTAAAGGTTGTTGCACTACTGCTTTCCTTATCTGGAAAGAGTCGCTTTTGGCGGCATAAAAGTAAGTTATATTAGTTAGATGAAGAAGAATATTTGTAAAGATGCGTCGTAAAGCAACAAATTAATATCAGAGCcggaaaaaaactatttgatgCGTCTACCATGCTTCTTACCACATCTATTCTCtgaaatctatttttatttgagttttttatgtttaatagaAATGATTTAACTGTAGAAAATTTATTTCTTAAGGGTATCTAAGGAAATATCTTTTTTCTGAGGAGAAATATATATGATGTGCAGATTTTACCCCAAATCCCTCTCTTGTGGACTGAGTGCCCTGTTTCAAGGGTGTTACCATCACTGTGATCATAATACCTCTCTTCCCCTCATAAGAGTCATCCCAAACAAGGCTCTGATCTCAAAAAAGGCACTGATTCTATTTTGTCCAAAAATATTGCACCTTTTTTGAAGTGCGAGTCCAGTGCCAGAGAGGACATGGAGACAGTGGTGCCTAAATTGTGTCTCAAAACTCATTCACTCATCATTTTGCGTGGTGACACAAAGATGAAGGGTTTATGCATACACACATATGTTGTGTATATAGTGACTGACATCAAGATATGAATGTTGAGATGATTGAGTTGATTATTGTGTGAATATTTGTATACTGTAGAACtagttaataaataattgagGCAAGTCTCATCTGTGCAATCCCTTAAAAAGtttctgtgatttatttttttgtattttatgtcaaGTTGCCTGTACACAATGGAATATATGGTGAGTTGACAAAAACGATAAGGGCATGGGAGACTTAAACCAATAGCCCCCTGTCGAGGTCCATTATATGGATAAGAACCCTGGAAATTTTTCCTCATAACCCTCAATTTGTTTTCGAAACAAGAAATAGACACATGGACGGCTTGTACAgtatgacatgtgggtgagtgaattatcatgaaattcaaattgtgaagtgaactattcctttaatgtgcTAATGTGGTAATAATCAAGCAGGAAattattttactgaaaaaagaaaaatattttcagtttttgattTTGATCAAGTACAGTATATGAGTTTTAAGGGATACCATTGGCTACAGGGGAGTTTAAGAATGAGAAGTCACTTTTACACATTTGGCGTCGACATGCCTGACCTGACACATCATCACAGCCACGTTTTTGGCGCCCTTGTGCTTGTCATGTCATAAAAGGATATCCCATAATCCTCGTCGAGCACCGGTTGTAGCCCTCATAGGCAATTCACaggaatgaaaaataaaatgcctttgcccggtttcacagacaagtcTTAAAACTGTTCCCAGACTAAACTGAATGATTGAGCTGTCTGAAATGAACTGTAAATAACTAGCCctgaaaaatcttaaaatgtgtAAGTGTCATATTTGTGTCTGAAAATtcacacaagtaatgtttattctaatgtattttaataaaagctacttaaataaactaatttaccaatggcatagtcctggcttaagatAAGCCTTCTATGTGAAACCGACCCATCCTTCACTTAAATGGCTTCAAGTGCACTAACGGTCGCTTTGTTTACGCAGGCCTCCTGCAAGGTCGACTTTCTACGCATGTGCAAGACAAGCAATGGAATAAAATGCTACATACGCTACAAGTTGGTTGCAATACAAACAGTTTTCAGCCTCAGTAAGGCTTTTCAAATAAAGGTGAACTCGGACAGTCCGCAAAAATAACTGCTTATGACTTAAGTGAAAATGGACGTACGGTCTTATTTAGTGGTAGGAAAACTTTTGCTTGACAACAATCACTTCTAATGCCATAGGCTATGAATATTTGGAGACTTGAACAGGTTGAGTAAATTAAATGATGACGCAATTCCTACTCTTGCAAAGACAAGTATTGACACTTTTTTTTCGgatattgttgttttaatgacattttatgtcattaacatatgtatgtactggccttttaatacaaaaaaacgtATTGGAGCGCAGTAGTAAAGATTTATTGTTGGGATTGGGAAGGTCTTATTTTAGGTTTCTGTTTCCCCATTTTTAAGTTGATTTAGAAAAGGTgtcaaagtttgtttttaagtgtgTGGACTGCTGTTGTCATTTGTAAGTAGCAACATCTGATGGACAGTAAAACGGAGAACCACTGCTTTTAATGGCATGAACTTCTGAGTTTCTGTTCCTCAAGCTGTGGATAAGTGATATTTCAACTGAAGCTGTTCATCTGTAAGGAGGAATGGACCAGTCATAGAGAGCACTGATTCCCCCTGTGGAAACTTAACTTGAGGGCAAGACAAATAAATATGCcacataaaatgttaatttaaagaaGAGCTGGTTGTTGCCTGGTTGATACAGGCGATATATGAACATTTGTAGAGCAGAAATGGGCACAGCTTTTAGATGCACACTGCAGTTATCTATTGCACATTTATGGCACTTTTAGCTCTATGTTCCCTCTGCCTGTCTCATTGAAAATGATTTGTAAAGTATCCTAGCAGGCAACTACCCCAAGCTTTCTGTACACTGAACCCATCACCattcaccctctctctctcttttgctgaGACTCCTCACCTGCTAAAAGTTAGGGCCCTGTTGTAACCCCTTAAGGTAAGAAAACTCTTACTAAACTGTTACAATTAGAGTTTCTACGTTTCTTGCAACCAGGACCAGACAGCTTTAAGAGATCGAAGTTATTTTAAGCAGACATATATGGTAGGTTTGTTaattcattacacacacacataaacaaatgtttttgaatggTTGTTCATAATGGAGCTATTTATGacatataaatagttttttcccTCTTTTCGAAGCTTTCTGGGTGTTTAagaatggatgttcatgtttctagattaaaaaaaacctttatgtttcacatatttcaagtcaaTCGTTcaccgctgtctctcttctcacaaaacgactggatttctgattggtaaagctgatcAGGGCTGTCCTGATTGGCTCCCTTACTCTAAGCGTGTGAAGATGTTCCACctataccatatcagcgagttcCGCttctcaagctgttgtgattggtcggtccccctctcactgcacgtgtattcataagctttggctttaaacaataaacaataacaatggCGTCagcttcacttcatcagtttaaaacatgcggatccatcgaagtgtaacggaggtctgctagtgcatacgcaaacatcaatctttgttagagatcacgttttttctactatggtgtGGGAAATGATACCGGACCGGTAGGGTCAGATCGGTTATATTATCAcaaataacagaagcgttagttttgccttttatattggacccgagttggataacaaaacaagcagattctCATGTGTATGTGATATTTTAGTAGGGGATTTTCAGCTGTGAATTGTAATGGGTCAAAGGTTGTTTTTTAGTTTCAGTCATCCCTTTCTGTAAGGGTTAAAATAGTTAAGACAATCACATTGTTTCAAGAGCAACACAGATTTTAAGACAGTGGAAGTTGCGCtgcacaatctctctctctctccctctctctccctctctcacatGTTGAAGTATACATTAGAGCAAtagaaaaaagcaaaactgtgtttgtgtgacacacCATTTATCTTATAAGTGGGCACTGGTGACTGGAGGAGAAACATGCATGATTGCTTTATCAATATAAAGAGAAAGTGAAGAGAATTGTGTTGATGGTTCATCAATTCCACACCGAGAAACGCCAAGAAGATCCTTTTGATAAATGTGCTGTTCAGACAGCTGAAAAAGAGAGAGCAAGAAagagaaatgttaaaaaacaacgCAACCTGGCTCTTCCATATATTCCACTGTCTTTCTTTTTCACACTTATTTCCGCTAAAAAAAACAGCCTCTCATTTAAACCGTCTTGTTGTAAGCAATAAATGGCATTGCACTAGATGGCAGTACTGCACCACTGAAGTGTTTTGAATAAAGTTAAAGCCTCAAAACCACTCCCAACTATATCACAGGTttcttgcgtgtgtgtgtcagcgTACATGGCTTCACTTTCCCATCTGCAACAAAATGAACTGGTCTGCCAAAGAATATGCGTGATCTAGAATGAAGAAGCTTGTGAAAACCTTTCGATGGCATTGTGTAGTGAATCTCACAATGGATTTTGTATGATAGATTCATTATATATGCAATAAGCATATGATTATTATGGGCAATTCTGCAAGggcagttgtgtgtgtgtcaggt of the Triplophysa dalaica isolate WHDGS20190420 chromosome 1, ASM1584641v1, whole genome shotgun sequence genome contains:
- the stim2b gene encoding stromal interaction molecule 2 gives rise to the protein MTFFSGAAVLLLRGLVISAVLGLESSYTSTLSNRVTPDPAAPAVAPTDPCLTVVPPCVTEADRFSLEALRHIHKQLDDDNDGGIEVNESVEFIIEDMKQHQTNKHSNLHREDQHITVEELWRGWKISEVHNWTIEDAVQWLKESVELPQYETNFREFNVDGNTLPRIAANEPSFMSLQLKILDQRHKQKLNLKALDAVLFGPPLRPHHNWLKDFILMISIIIGVGGCWFAYIQNKSSKIHISQMMKDLESLQNAELSLTELQSQLEKAHEENRTVAVEKQNLEQKMRDEINGAKREASRLKELREGAECELSRLKYAEEELVQVRMALKRAEKEMQTEWSVPESLQMWLQLTHEVEVQYYNIKKHNAELQLAVAKDEAEKIKKKRNSVFGTLHVAHSSSLDEVDHKILEAKKSLSEVTACLRERLHRWQQIEKLCGFPVVNNSGLSSLTASLYADHSWVVMPRMSVPPYPIAGGVDDLDEDMPPIIPQFTSPLIRPPLTRNSSVCRSRRSLMSQPSCLSADPDLLSMASAPLAYRPDGDDDHIFFTVERKGDPQDTYSDTDSLSSSLGRKQFSVQGTCASGTDTPPRKISREEFLLIAQEAQAAAMETYPTSSSSPSSPLDSSSVHKGSPDLTRSALPESQSLTFHHGTKAVAYNGILEKSYSMGQLPAGGMPSEGIYPSISSLDTEGKAIKEPKQLHSSQDSCDNAEKKRSKIKSLFKKSKKL